One window from the genome of Salisaeta longa DSM 21114 encodes:
- the tsaD gene encoding tRNA (adenosine(37)-N6)-threonylcarbamoyltransferase complex transferase subunit TsaD, with amino-acid sequence MSCLLGIETSCDDTAAAVLRDGAVQSSIVSSQHDIHADYGGVVPELASRNHQRYIAPVVQQALAEAEVSLDALDAVAVTHGPGLPGSLLVGLSYAKALAAGRGLPLVGVNHLAGHLYSTDLAPEPPQRPYVALIVSGGHTMLVHVADTFTHRVLGQTRDDAAGEAFDKVAQLLDLGYPGGPAIDTHAAAGDPSFHDFPRTRLDAFDFSFSGLKTSVLYYLRDLGAERAAVLDAHLADVCASFQQAVVDVLVGALADAVAATGVSTITIAGGVAANSALRAAVHTLAAQRGLSVHLPPMDYCMDNAAMIAHVGALRWARGTAAPATLDIDPRLAL; translated from the coding sequence ATGAGCTGCCTCTTGGGTATTGAAACATCGTGCGATGATACCGCGGCCGCCGTGCTGCGTGATGGCGCCGTGCAATCGAGCATCGTCTCGTCACAGCACGACATCCATGCGGACTATGGCGGCGTGGTGCCGGAGCTTGCCTCGCGGAACCATCAGCGGTACATCGCGCCGGTGGTGCAGCAGGCCCTGGCGGAGGCGGAGGTGTCGCTCGATGCGCTCGACGCCGTCGCGGTAACGCACGGGCCCGGGTTGCCGGGATCGCTGCTCGTGGGGCTCAGCTACGCCAAGGCCCTCGCCGCGGGCCGTGGGCTGCCGCTCGTTGGGGTGAACCACCTGGCGGGCCACCTCTACTCGACCGATCTGGCCCCCGAGCCCCCGCAGCGGCCGTACGTGGCGCTCATCGTGTCGGGCGGCCATACGATGCTGGTGCACGTCGCGGATACCTTTACGCACCGCGTGCTGGGCCAAACGCGCGACGATGCGGCGGGCGAGGCGTTCGACAAGGTGGCGCAGCTGCTCGACCTGGGCTACCCCGGCGGGCCGGCCATCGACACGCACGCGGCCGCCGGCGATCCGTCGTTTCACGACTTTCCGCGCACCCGGCTCGATGCGTTCGACTTTTCGTTTAGCGGCCTCAAGACGTCGGTGCTGTACTACCTGCGCGACCTGGGGGCAGAGCGGGCGGCGGTGCTCGATGCCCACTTGGCCGACGTGTGCGCGTCATTTCAGCAGGCGGTGGTGGATGTGCTCGTGGGCGCGCTGGCGGATGCCGTTGCGGCTACCGGCGTGTCGACGATCACCATTGCGGGCGGCGTGGCGGCCAACAGCGCGCTCCGCGCGGCGGTGCATACCCTTGCGGCCCAGCGCGGGCTGTCGGTGCACCTCCCGCCCATGGACTATTGCATGGACAACGCTGCTATGATTGCGCACGTGGGGGCCCTCCGGTGGGCCCGTGGCACCGCGGCCCCCGCGACGCTAGACATCGACCCGCGCCTTGCGCTCTAG
- a CDS encoding polysaccharide biosynthesis tyrosine autokinase yields MAHPPLHPTNGPSGDGYRPPANGSALYPEALTSATGGMQLRQLLGTLWRGKWIILASFVLVLGAAAAYTYSIAPKYRTATLLMIKKESDTALPLFGSGNRSSAFGYQSSKVPNELFVLRNSQVIAQRVAARIDSLARLPRYEGVFSIVRNAETGKRYAEGAIAARLGGFVSAGAASQEVDAISISATSTRPREAAWIANLYALEYIERTKEKSREKLQASRRFLETQADRFKQRVERAEAKIEAYMRREGAVALDQETQRTVSRIAELEARRDQLRIELNMKQQAIERQKRELASIEPKLIEQVASSVPAQLNTVQTQKAQLQTQLDAVQRRHTKPFAPAIRTEVQRLRERIQNLQAQADSLARVYVNESLAAGGIPSSAASGGGGGVSFVAQQREQLAQLRIEVSGLQAQLQSVQDELVEARQTLERIPAQSIELAQLQRERRSAESMYSFIRQKLQEARIAEQSEVGYAEVVRPAGVPYAPVAPDTKKNLLFGALLGLLLGGGLVVLRDQLDNRVHQPDDLEAQGHRVLGVVPTMDPMIADDFDGQSHVQVNGTSIDTTLAMLVSPMSSVAESYRRIRANLQFARPDANVEVINVTSSGKGEGKTTTAVNLAVALASAGKRTLIIDADLRRPRLHKLLGLEREPGLSHLLYDEGQPVERFETSIDHLYAVPAGETVPNPSELLGSQRMRHFIEAMRPQFDVVIFDTPPVLLFSDALALSAHCDGTMLVVGADDTDQRAVDHALQRIREVDGSVLGCVLNRFTASNFFDSTNYGYGYSYGYHELTNYYNEATTGTRLRDWLRG; encoded by the coding sequence ATGGCGCATCCGCCTTTACATCCAACCAACGGCCCCTCGGGCGACGGCTACCGCCCGCCCGCCAACGGCAGCGCGCTATACCCCGAGGCGCTAACGTCTGCGACCGGCGGCATGCAGCTGCGGCAGCTACTGGGCACCCTGTGGCGCGGCAAGTGGATCATCCTCGCGTCGTTTGTGCTGGTGCTGGGCGCCGCCGCGGCCTACACCTACAGCATTGCGCCGAAGTACCGCACGGCGACCCTGCTGATGATCAAAAAGGAATCGGACACCGCCCTGCCCCTCTTTGGCAGCGGCAACCGGTCGTCGGCCTTTGGCTACCAGAGCAGCAAGGTACCCAACGAGCTGTTTGTGCTCCGCAACTCGCAAGTGATCGCGCAGCGCGTGGCCGCTCGCATCGACAGCCTGGCGCGCCTGCCCAGGTACGAAGGTGTGTTTAGCATCGTGCGGAACGCGGAGACGGGCAAGCGCTACGCCGAGGGCGCCATCGCTGCACGCCTGGGCGGGTTTGTGAGCGCGGGCGCGGCGAGTCAGGAGGTGGATGCCATCAGCATCAGCGCCACGAGCACCCGGCCGCGTGAGGCGGCGTGGATCGCCAACCTCTACGCGCTGGAGTACATCGAGCGGACGAAGGAAAAGAGTCGCGAGAAGCTGCAGGCGTCGCGGCGCTTTCTGGAAACCCAGGCCGACCGGTTCAAGCAACGCGTGGAGCGGGCCGAGGCCAAGATTGAGGCGTACATGCGCCGCGAAGGCGCCGTGGCGCTCGACCAGGAGACGCAGCGGACGGTCAGCCGCATTGCGGAGCTTGAGGCGCGCCGCGACCAGCTCCGCATTGAGCTGAACATGAAGCAACAGGCCATCGAACGCCAGAAGCGCGAGCTGGCCTCCATTGAGCCGAAGCTGATCGAACAGGTAGCCTCCTCGGTGCCCGCGCAGCTCAACACGGTGCAAACCCAAAAGGCGCAGCTGCAAACTCAGCTGGATGCTGTGCAGCGCCGACACACGAAGCCGTTCGCGCCGGCCATCCGGACCGAGGTGCAGCGGCTCCGGGAGCGCATTCAGAACCTACAGGCGCAGGCCGACTCCCTCGCGCGGGTGTACGTGAACGAGTCGCTGGCGGCCGGCGGCATTCCGTCCAGTGCTGCATCGGGCGGCGGTGGGGGCGTCTCGTTTGTGGCGCAGCAGCGCGAGCAGCTGGCGCAACTCCGCATCGAGGTGAGCGGCCTGCAGGCGCAGCTTCAATCCGTACAAGACGAGCTTGTGGAAGCGCGGCAGACGCTGGAGCGCATCCCGGCGCAATCCATTGAACTGGCGCAGTTGCAACGCGAGCGGCGGTCGGCCGAGAGCATGTACAGCTTCATCCGTCAAAAGCTGCAAGAAGCGCGCATCGCCGAGCAGTCGGAAGTGGGCTACGCCGAGGTGGTGCGTCCGGCAGGCGTGCCGTACGCGCCCGTAGCGCCCGACACGAAGAAGAATTTGCTCTTCGGCGCGCTCTTGGGACTGCTGCTGGGCGGCGGACTGGTGGTGCTGCGGGATCAGCTGGACAACCGCGTGCATCAGCCGGACGACCTGGAGGCGCAGGGGCATCGCGTGCTGGGCGTGGTGCCCACGATGGATCCCATGATTGCGGACGACTTCGACGGTCAGTCGCACGTGCAGGTGAACGGCACGTCGATTGACACCACGCTGGCGATGCTCGTCAGCCCGATGTCGTCGGTGGCGGAGTCGTACCGGCGCATCCGCGCGAACCTGCAGTTTGCGCGCCCCGATGCGAACGTGGAGGTGATTAATGTGACGAGCTCCGGGAAGGGCGAGGGCAAAACCACCACGGCGGTGAATCTGGCCGTGGCGCTGGCCAGCGCCGGCAAGCGGACGCTCATCATCGACGCCGACCTGCGGCGTCCGCGCCTCCACAAGCTGTTGGGCCTCGAGCGGGAGCCGGGCCTCTCGCACCTGCTGTACGACGAAGGGCAACCCGTGGAGCGGTTCGAGACGTCCATCGACCACCTCTACGCCGTGCCGGCGGGCGAGACCGTTCCCAACCCGTCCGAGCTGCTGGGCTCGCAGCGCATGCGGCACTTCATCGAGGCGATGCGCCCGCAGTTTGACGTGGTGATCTTTGACACCCCGCCTGTGCTGCTCTTCAGCGACGCCTTGGCGCTATCGGCGCACTGCGACGGCACGATGCTGGTCGTGGGCGCCGATGACACCGATCAGCGGGCGGTGGATCATGCCCTGCAGCGCATCCGCGAGGTGGACGGCTCGGTGCTGGGCTGTGTGCTGAACCGCTTTACCGCCAGCAACTTCTTCGACAGCACCAACTACGGCTATGGCTACAGCTACGGCTACCACGAGCTGACGAATTACTACAACGAGGCCACCACCGGCACGCGCCTCCGGGATTGGCTGCGCGGATAG
- the pseB gene encoding UDP-N-acetylglucosamine 4,6-dehydratase (inverting), protein MGILDGQRVVVTGGTGSFGHALLRILLAEHAPEQITIFSRDEGKHAQMQEEWPPAAHPALRYVMGNVRDLERLRQAFAGADVVIHAAALKRVPAGERAPIEPIKTNVLGSHHVVEAAVAEGVARVIALSTDKAANPISLYGASKLCADKLFVAGNHRAPEHTRLSVVRFGNMAGSRGSVLPFFLKKRSTGVLPITDPRMTRFWITLPQAARFTIARLGDMHGGEIFVPKSPSIKITDLATAVGPTCEQDVVGIRPGEKLHEAMIPSDVARDTLAFDDHFAIVPTFGPWPAATYQDVHGGAWCGEGFAYRSDTNDRWLSVDALRPMIQRFVAGPAAAPAVTNGAAPS, encoded by the coding sequence ATGGGGATATTGGATGGACAGCGGGTCGTGGTGACCGGCGGCACCGGGTCGTTTGGGCACGCCCTCCTGCGCATACTGCTTGCCGAGCACGCCCCCGAGCAGATCACGATCTTTAGCCGCGACGAGGGGAAGCACGCCCAGATGCAGGAAGAGTGGCCCCCGGCGGCGCATCCTGCCTTGCGCTACGTCATGGGCAACGTGCGCGACCTTGAGCGCCTGCGTCAGGCGTTTGCCGGGGCCGATGTGGTGATTCATGCCGCGGCCCTGAAGCGCGTGCCGGCAGGGGAACGCGCGCCCATCGAGCCGATCAAGACCAACGTGCTGGGCAGCCACCACGTCGTGGAGGCGGCCGTCGCGGAAGGCGTGGCGCGCGTCATCGCGCTGAGCACCGACAAGGCCGCGAATCCCATCAGCCTCTACGGCGCCTCGAAGCTGTGCGCCGACAAATTGTTTGTGGCGGGCAACCACCGGGCGCCGGAGCACACCCGGCTGAGCGTGGTGCGCTTTGGCAACATGGCCGGCAGCCGGGGCAGCGTGCTGCCGTTTTTTCTCAAGAAGCGATCCACCGGCGTGCTGCCCATCACCGATCCGCGCATGACGCGCTTTTGGATCACGCTGCCGCAGGCCGCGCGGTTTACGATCGCGCGCCTCGGGGACATGCACGGCGGCGAGATTTTCGTGCCCAAGAGCCCCAGCATCAAGATCACGGATCTGGCGACGGCCGTGGGGCCCACCTGCGAGCAGGACGTGGTGGGGATTCGTCCGGGCGAAAAGCTCCACGAGGCCATGATCCCGTCGGATGTGGCGCGCGACACGCTCGCCTTCGACGATCACTTTGCCATCGTCCCCACGTTTGGGCCGTGGCCGGCGGCGACGTACCAGGACGTGCACGGCGGCGCGTGGTGCGGCGAGGGGTTTGCCTATCGCAGCGACACGAACGACCGGTGGCTCTCGGTGGATGCGCTGCGGCCGATGATCCAGCGGTTTGTGGCGGGCCCGGCCGCGGCCCCCGCGGTAACCAACGGCGCCGCCCCATCATAG
- a CDS encoding CoA-binding protein: protein MPDPSTLDLGALLDRATTIAIVGCSARPTRTSHKIARYLQDQGYRIVPVNPAYDEVLGVPCYPRVQDIPADVSIDIVDIFRRADHTADMVRDVIERGKATDRKPVIWTQLGVSSAEAEALATEHALPYVKNRCIMVVHGQHHSA, encoded by the coding sequence ATGCCCGACCCGTCCACGCTCGACCTCGGCGCCCTCTTAGACCGCGCCACGACCATCGCTATCGTGGGGTGTTCGGCGCGGCCCACGCGCACGAGCCACAAGATTGCGCGCTACCTGCAGGACCAGGGCTACCGCATCGTCCCGGTGAACCCGGCGTACGACGAGGTGCTCGGCGTGCCGTGCTACCCGCGGGTGCAAGACATTCCCGCCGACGTATCGATCGACATCGTCGACATCTTCCGCCGGGCCGACCACACCGCCGACATGGTGCGCGACGTCATCGAACGCGGCAAAGCCACCGATCGGAAGCCCGTCATCTGGACGCAGCTGGGCGTCTCCAGCGCCGAAGCGGAGGCACTGGCAACTGAACACGCGCTCCCCTACGTTAAAAACCGGTGCATCATGGTCGTTCACGGGCAGCACCACAGCGCATAG
- a CDS encoding SLBB domain-containing protein, producing MTTPLTRWIGPVLLLLLAWSGPAHAQEIGRIAEMKETNNVAYFYFARPGQATVQVQLWGTVPRPGIYEIPINTDLDKLLTMAGGAPIAPRGENQDPPKIYVRVFRPATSTEAPLFEARLQDMLRGGLSYPDLQDGDIITVETIRPPDGFTWRDALSLTSTGLSLTLLLLRIFDRT from the coding sequence ATGACTACCCCGCTGACCCGCTGGATTGGGCCCGTGCTGTTGCTGCTGCTCGCGTGGAGCGGCCCGGCGCACGCGCAGGAGATTGGGCGCATCGCCGAGATGAAGGAGACGAACAACGTCGCCTACTTCTATTTCGCGCGCCCCGGACAGGCTACAGTGCAGGTGCAGCTATGGGGCACGGTGCCGCGGCCCGGCATCTACGAGATTCCCATCAACACCGATCTCGACAAGCTCCTGACCATGGCGGGGGGCGCGCCCATTGCACCGCGCGGCGAAAATCAGGACCCGCCCAAGATCTACGTGCGCGTCTTTCGGCCGGCAACGAGCACCGAGGCGCCGCTGTTTGAGGCCCGCCTCCAGGACATGCTGCGCGGCGGCCTGTCCTACCCCGACCTCCAGGACGGCGATATCATCACCGTGGAAACCATTCGCCCGCCGGATGGCTTTACGTGGCGGGATGCGCTGTCGCTCACGAGCACCGGGCTGTCGCTCACGCTCTTGCTCCTGCGCATCTTCGATCGCACGTAG